A single window of Oncorhynchus keta strain PuntledgeMale-10-30-2019 chromosome 34, Oket_V2, whole genome shotgun sequence DNA harbors:
- the LOC127915060 gene encoding uncharacterized protein LOC127915060 isoform X6, translating to MLNTERSVVGVHVKHRERSMVDVHVKNRERSVVDVHVKHRERSVVGVHVKHRERSVVGVHVKHRERSVVGVHVKHRERSVVGVHVKHRERSVVDVHVKHRERSVVCVHVKHRERSVVGVHVKHRERSVVGVHVKHRERSVVGVHVKHRERSVVGVHVKHRERSVVDVHVKHRERSVVCVHVKHRERSVVCVHVKHRERSVVDVHVKHRERSVVGVHVKHRERSVVGVHVKHREMSVVGVHVKHRERSVVDVHVKHRERSVVGVHVKHRERSVVDVHVKHRERSVVGVHVKHRERSVVGVHVKHRERSVVGVHVKHRERSVLRHRC from the exons atgttaaacacagaaaggtcagtggtaggtgtacatgttaaacacagagaaaggtcaatggtagatgtacatgttaaaaatagagaaaggtcagtggtagatgtacatgttaaacatagagaaaggtcagtggtaggtgtacatgttaaacatagagaaag gtcagtggtaggtgtacatgttaaacatagagaaaggtcagtggtaggtgtacatgttaaacacagagaaaggtcagtggtaggtgtacatgttaaacatagagaaag gtcagtggtagatgtacatgttaaacatagagaaaggtcagtggtatgtgtacatgttaaacatagagaaag gtcagtggtaggtgtacatgttaaacatagagaaag gtcagtggtaggtgtacatgttaaacatagagaaaggtcagtggtaggtgtacatgttaaacacagagaaaggtcagtggtaggtgtacatgttaaacatagagaaag gtcagtggtagatgtacatgttaaacatagagaaaggtcagtggtatgtgtacatgttaaacacagagaaaggtcagtggtatgtgtacatgttaaacacagagaaaggtcagtggtagatgtacatgttaaacacagagaaag gtcagtggtaggtgtacatgttaaacacagagaaaggtcagtggtaggtgtacatgttaaacacagagaaatgtcagtggtaggtgtacatgttaaacatagagaaaggtcagtggtagatgtacatgttaaacacagagaaaggtcagtggtaggtgtacatgttaaacatagagaaaggtcagtggtagatgtacatgttaaacacagagaaaggtcagtggtaggtgtacatgttaaacatagagaaaggtcagtggtaggtgtacatgttaaacacagagaaaggtcagtggtaggtgtacatgttaaacacagagaaaggtcagtgcttagacatagatgttaa
- the LOC127915060 gene encoding uncharacterized protein LOC127915060 isoform X5 → MLNTERSVVGVHVKHRERSMVDVHVKNRERSVVDVHVKHRERSVVGVHVKHRERSVVGVHVKHRERSVVGVHVKHRERSVVGVHVKHRERSVVDVHVKHRERSVVCVHVKHRERSVVGVHVKHRERSVVGVHVKHRERSVVCVHVKHRERSVVGVHVKHRERSVVGVHVKHRERSVVGVHVKHRERSVVGVHVKHRERSVVDVHVKHRERSVVCVHVKHRERSVVCVHVKHRERSVVDVHVKHRERSVVGVHVKHRERSVVGVHVKHREMSVVGVHVKHRERSVVDVHVKHRERSVVGVHVKHRERSVVDVHVKHRERSVVGVHVKHRERSVVGVHVKHRERSVVGVHVKHRERSVLRHRC, encoded by the exons atgttaaacacagaaaggtcagtggtaggtgtacatgttaaacacagagaaaggtcaatggtagatgtacatgttaaaaatagagaaaggtcagtggtagatgtacatgttaaacatagagaaaggtcagtggtaggtgtacatgttaaacatagagaaag gtcagtggtaggtgtacatgttaaacatagagaaaggtcagtggtaggtgtacatgttaaacacagagaaaggtcagtggtaggtgtacatgttaaacatagagaaag gtcagtggtagatgtacatgttaaacatagagaaaggtcagtggtatgtgtacatgttaaacatagagaaag gtcagtggtaggtgtacatgttaaacatagagaaaggtcagtggtaggtgtacatgttaaacacagagaaaggtcagtggtatgtgtacatgttaaacatagagaaag gtcagtggtaggtgtacatgttaaacatagagaaaggtcagtggtaggtgtacatgttaaacacagagaaaggtcagtggtaggtgtacatgttaaacatagagaaaggtcagtggtaggtgtacatgttaaacacagagaaaggtcagtggtagatgtacatgttaaacatagagaaaggtcagtggtatgtgtacatgttaaacacagagaaaggtcagtggtatgtgtacatgttaaacacagagaaaggtcagtggtagatgtacatgttaaacacagagaaag gtcagtggtaggtgtacatgttaaacacagagaaaggtcagtggtaggtgtacatgttaaacacagagaaatgtcagtggtaggtgtacatgttaaacatagagaaaggtcagtggtagatgtacatgttaaacacagagaaaggtcagtggtaggtgtacatgttaaacatagagaaaggtcagtggtagatgtacatgttaaacacagagaaaggtcagtggtaggtgtacatgttaaacatagagaaaggtcagtggtaggtgtacatgttaaacacagagaaaggtcagtggtaggtgtacatgttaaacacagagaaaggtcagtgcttagacatagatgttaa
- the LOC127915060 gene encoding uncharacterized protein LOC127915060 isoform X10, producing the protein MLNTERSVVGVHVKHRERSMVDVHVKNRERSVVDVHVKHRERSVVGVHVKHRERSVVGVHVKHRERSVVDVHVKHRERSVVGVHVKHRERSVVDVHVKHRERSVVGVHVKHRERSVVDVHVKHRERSVVGVHVKHRERSVVDVHVKHRERSVVCVHVKHRERSVVCVHVKHRERSVVDVHVKHRERSVVGVHVKHRERSVVGVHVKHREMSVVGVHVKHRERSVVDVHVKHRERSVVGVHVKHRERSVVDVHVKHRERSVVGVHVKHRERSVVGVHVKHRERSVVGVHVKHRERSVLRHRC; encoded by the exons atgttaaacacagaaaggtcagtggtaggtgtacatgttaaacacagagaaaggtcaatggtagatgtacatgttaaaaatagagaaaggtcagtggtagatgtacatgttaaacatagagaaag gtcagtggtaggtgtacatgttaaacacagagaaaggtcagtggtaggtgtacatgttaaacacagagaaaggtcagtggtagatgtacatgttaaacacagagaaag gtcagtggtaggtgtacatgttaaacacagagaaaggtcagtggtagatgtacatgttaaacacagagaaag gtcagtggtaggtgtacatgttaaacacagagaaaggtcagtggtagatgtacatgttaaacacagagaaag gtcagtggtaggtgtacatgttaaacacagagaaaggtcagtggtagatgtacatgttaaacatagagaaaggtcagtggtatgtgtacatgttaaacacagagaaaggtcagtggtatgtgtacatgttaaacacagagaaaggtcagtggtagatgtacatgttaaacacagagaaag gtcagtggtaggtgtacatgttaaacacagagaaaggtcagtggtaggtgtacatgttaaacacagagaaatgtcagtggtaggtgtacatgttaaacatagagaaaggtcagtggtagatgtacatgttaaacacagagaaaggtcagtggtaggtgtacatgttaaacatagagaaaggtcagtggtagatgtacatgttaaacacagagaaaggtcagtggtaggtgtacatgttaaacatagagaaaggtcagtggtaggtgtacatgttaaacacagagaaaggtcagtggtaggtgtacatgttaaacacagagaaaggtcagtgcttagacatagatgttaa
- the LOC127915060 gene encoding uncharacterized protein LOC127915060 isoform X4, producing MLNIEKGQCLDIDVKHRERSVVGVHVKHRERSMVDVHVRNRERSVVDVHVKHRERSVVGVHVKHRERSVVGVHVKHRERSVVGVHVKHRERSMVDVHVRNRERSVVGVHVKHRERSVVDVHVKHRERSVVCVHVKHRERSVVGVHVKHRERSVVGVHVKHRERSVVGVHVKHRERSVVGVHVKHRERSVVGVHVKHRERSVVDVHVKHRERSVVCVHVKHRERSVVCVHVKHRERSVVDVHVKHRERSVVGVHVKHRERSVVGVHVKHREMSVVGVHVKHRERSVVDVHVKHRERSVVGVHVKHRERSVVDVHVKHRERSVVGVHVKHRERSVVGVHVKHRERSVVGVHVKHRERSVLRHRC from the exons atgttaaacatagagaaaggtcagtgcttagacatagatgttaaacacagagaaaggtcagtggtaggtgtacatgttaaacacagagaaaggtcaatggtagatgtacatgttagaaatagagaaaggtcagtggtagacgtacatgttaaacatagagaaaggtcagtggtaggtgtacatgttaaacacagagaaaggtcagtggtaggtgtacatgtcaaacacagagaaaggtcagtggtaggtgtacatgttaaacacagagaaaggtcaatggtagatgtacatgttagaaatagagaaaggtcagtggtaggtgtacatgttaaacatagagaaag gtcagtggtagatgtacatgttaaacatagagaaaggtcagtggtatgtgtacatgttaaacatagagaaaggtcagtggtaggtgtacatgttaaacacagagaaag gtcagtggtaggtgtacatgttaaacatagagaaag gtcagtggtaggtgtacatgttaaacatagagaaaggtcagtggtaggtgtacatgttaaacacagagaaaggtcagtggtaggtgtacatgttaaacatagagaaag gtcagtggtagatgtacatgttaaacatagagaaaggtcagtggtatgtgtacatgttaaacacagagaaaggtcagtggtatgtgtacatgttaaacacagagaaaggtcagtggtagatgtacatgttaaacacagagaaag gtcagtggtaggtgtacatgttaaacacagagaaaggtcagtggtaggtgtacatgttaaacacagagaaatgtcagtggtaggtgtacatgttaaacatagagaaaggtcagtggtagatgtacatgttaaacacagagaaaggtcagtggtaggtgtacatgttaaacatagagaaaggtcagtggtagatgtacatgttaaacacagagaaaggtcagtggtaggtgtacatgttaaacatagagaaaggtcagtggtaggtgtacatgttaaacacagagaaaggtcagtggtaggtgtacatgttaaacacagagaaaggtcagtgcttagacatagatgttaa
- the LOC127915060 gene encoding uncharacterized protein LOC127915060 isoform X1 encodes MLNIEKGQCLDIDVKHRERSVVGVHVKHRERSMVDVHVRNRERSVVDVHVKHRERSVVGVHVKHRERSVVGVHVKHRERSVVGVHVKHRERSMVDVHVRNRERSVVGVHVKHRERSVVDVHVKHRERSVVCVHVKHRERSVVGVHVKHRERSVVGVHVKHRERSVVGVHVKHRERSVVCVHVKHRERSVVGVHVKHRERSVVGVHVKHRERSVVGVHVKHRERSVVGVHVKHRERSVVDVHVKHRERSVVCVHVKHRERSVVCVHVKHRERSVVDVHVKHRERSVVGVHVKHRERSVVGVHVKHREMSVVGVHVKHRERSVVDVHVKHRERSVVGVHVKHRERSVVDVHVKHRERSVVGVHVKHRERSVVGVHVKHRERSVVGVHVKHRERSVLRHRC; translated from the exons atgttaaacatagagaaaggtcagtgcttagacatagatgttaaacacagagaaaggtcagtggtaggtgtacatgttaaacacagagaaaggtcaatggtagatgtacatgttagaaatagagaaaggtcagtggtagacgtacatgttaaacatagagaaaggtcagtggtaggtgtacatgttaaacacagagaaaggtcagtggtaggtgtacatgtcaaacacagagaaaggtcagtggtaggtgtacatgttaaacacagagaaaggtcaatggtagatgtacatgttagaaatagagaaaggtcagtggtaggtgtacatgttaaacatagagaaag gtcagtggtagatgtacatgttaaacatagagaaaggtcagtggtatgtgtacatgttaaacatagagaaaggtcagtggtaggtgtacatgttaaacacagagaaag gtcagtggtaggtgtacatgttaaacatagagaaaggtcagtggtaggtgtacatgttaaacacagagaaaggtcagtggtatgtgtacatgttaaacatagagaaag gtcagtggtaggtgtacatgttaaacatagagaaaggtcagtggtaggtgtacatgttaaacacagagaaaggtcagtggtaggtgtacatgttaaacatagagaaaggtcagtggtaggtgtacatgttaaacacagagaaaggtcagtggtagatgtacatgttaaacatagagaaaggtcagtggtatgtgtacatgttaaacacagagaaaggtcagtggtatgtgtacatgttaaacacagagaaaggtcagtggtagatgtacatgttaaacacagagaaag gtcagtggtaggtgtacatgttaaacacagagaaaggtcagtggtaggtgtacatgttaaacacagagaaatgtcagtggtaggtgtacatgttaaacatagagaaaggtcagtggtagatgtacatgttaaacacagagaaaggtcagtggtaggtgtacatgttaaacatagagaaaggtcagtggtagatgtacatgttaaacacagagaaaggtcagtggtaggtgtacatgttaaacatagagaaaggtcagtggtaggtgtacatgttaaacacagagaaaggtcagtggtaggtgtacatgttaaacacagagaaaggtcagtgcttagacatagatgttaa
- the LOC127915060 gene encoding uncharacterized protein LOC127915060 isoform X2 produces MLNIEKGQCLDIDVKHRERSVVGVHVKHRERSMVDVHVRNRERSVVDVHVKHRERSVVGVHVKHRERSVVGVHVKHRERSVVGVHVKHRERSMVDVHVRNRERSVVGVHVKHRERSVVDVHVKHRERSVVCVHVKHRERSVVGVHVKHRERSVVGVHVKHRERSVVCVHVKHRERSVVGVHVKHRERSVVGVHVKHRERSVVGVHVKHRERSVVGVHVKHRERSVVDVHVKHRERSVVCVHVKHRERSVVCVHVKHRERSVVDVHVKHRERSVVGVHVKHRERSVVGVHVKHREMSVVGVHVKHRERSVVDVHVKHRERSVVGVHVKHRERSVVDVHVKHRERSVVGVHVKHRERSVVGVHVKHRERSVVGVHVKHRERSVLRHRC; encoded by the exons atgttaaacatagagaaaggtcagtgcttagacatagatgttaaacacagagaaaggtcagtggtaggtgtacatgttaaacacagagaaaggtcaatggtagatgtacatgttagaaatagagaaaggtcagtggtagacgtacatgttaaacatagagaaaggtcagtggtaggtgtacatgttaaacacagagaaaggtcagtggtaggtgtacatgtcaaacacagagaaaggtcagtggtaggtgtacatgttaaacacagagaaaggtcaatggtagatgtacatgttagaaatagagaaaggtcagtggtaggtgtacatgttaaacatagagaaag gtcagtggtagatgtacatgttaaacatagagaaaggtcagtggtatgtgtacatgttaaacatagagaaag gtcagtggtaggtgtacatgttaaacatagagaaaggtcagtggtaggtgtacatgttaaacacagagaaaggtcagtggtatgtgtacatgttaaacatagagaaag gtcagtggtaggtgtacatgttaaacatagagaaaggtcagtggtaggtgtacatgttaaacacagagaaaggtcagtggtaggtgtacatgttaaacatagagaaaggtcagtggtaggtgtacatgttaaacacagagaaaggtcagtggtagatgtacatgttaaacatagagaaaggtcagtggtatgtgtacatgttaaacacagagaaaggtcagtggtatgtgtacatgttaaacacagagaaaggtcagtggtagatgtacatgttaaacacagagaaag gtcagtggtaggtgtacatgttaaacacagagaaaggtcagtggtaggtgtacatgttaaacacagagaaatgtcagtggtaggtgtacatgttaaacatagagaaaggtcagtggtagatgtacatgttaaacacagagaaaggtcagtggtaggtgtacatgttaaacatagagaaaggtcagtggtagatgtacatgttaaacacagagaaaggtcagtggtaggtgtacatgttaaacatagagaaaggtcagtggtaggtgtacatgttaaacacagagaaaggtcagtggtaggtgtacatgttaaacacagagaaaggtcagtgcttagacatagatgttaa
- the LOC127915060 gene encoding uncharacterized protein LOC127915060 isoform X9, which produces MLNIEKGQCLDIDVKHRERSVVGVHVKHRERSMVDVHVRNRERSVVDVHVKHRERSVVGVHVKHRERSVVGVHVKHRERSVVGVHVKHRERSMVDVHVRNRERSVVGVHVKHRERSVVDVHVKHRERSVVDVHVKHRERSVVGVHVKHRERSVVDVHVKHRERSVVCVHVKHRERSVVCVHVKHRERSVVDVHVKHRERSVVGVHVKHRERSVVGVHVKHREMSVVGVHVKHRERSVVDVHVKHRERSVVGVHVKHRERSVVDVHVKHRERSVVGVHVKHRERSVVGVHVKHRERSVVGVHVKHRERSVLRHRC; this is translated from the exons atgttaaacatagagaaaggtcagtgcttagacatagatgttaaacacagagaaaggtcagtggtaggtgtacatgttaaacacagagaaaggtcaatggtagatgtacatgttagaaatagagaaaggtcagtggtagacgtacatgttaaacatagagaaaggtcagtggtaggtgtacatgttaaacacagagaaaggtcagtggtaggtgtacatgtcaaacacagagaaaggtcagtggtaggtgtacatgttaaacacagagaaaggtcaatggtagatgtacatgttagaaatagagaaaggtcagtggtaggtgtacatgttaaacatagagaaaggtcagtggtagatgtacatgttaaacacagagaaag gtcagtggtagatgtacatgttaaacacagagaaag gtcagtggtaggtgtacatgttaaacacagagaaaggtcagtggtagatgtacatgttaaacatagagaaaggtcagtggtatgtgtacatgttaaacacagagaaaggtcagtggtatgtgtacatgttaaacacagagaaaggtcagtggtagatgtacatgttaaacacagagaaag gtcagtggtaggtgtacatgttaaacacagagaaaggtcagtggtaggtgtacatgttaaacacagagaaatgtcagtggtaggtgtacatgttaaacatagagaaaggtcagtggtagatgtacatgttaaacacagagaaaggtcagtggtaggtgtacatgttaaacatagagaaaggtcagtggtagatgtacatgttaaacacagagaaaggtcagtggtaggtgtacatgttaaacatagagaaaggtcagtggtaggtgtacatgttaaacacagagaaaggtcagtggtaggtgtacatgttaaacacagagaaaggtcagtgcttagacatagatgttaa
- the LOC127915060 gene encoding uncharacterized protein LOC127915060 isoform X3 has translation MLNIEKGQCLDIDVKHRERSVVGVHVKHRERSMVDVHVRNRERSVVDVHVKHRERSVVGVHVKHRERSVVGVHVKHRERSVVGVHVKHRERSMVDVHVRNRERSVVGVHVKHRERSVVGVHVKHRERSVVGVHVKHRERSVVGVHVKHRERSMVDVHVRNRERSVVGVHVKHRERSVVDVHVKHRERSVVDVHVKHRERSVVGVHVKHRERSVVDVHVKHRERSVVCVHVKHRERSVVCVHVKHRERSVVDVHVKHRERSVVGVHVKHRERSVVGVHVKHREMSVVGVHVKHRERSVVDVHVKHRERSVVGVHVKHRERSVVDVHVKHRERSVVGVHVKHRERSVVGVHVKHRERSVVGVHVKHRERSVLRHRC, from the exons atgttaaacatagagaaaggtcagtgcttagacatagatgttaaacacagagaaaggtcagtggtaggtgtacatgttaaacacagagaaaggtcaatggtagatgtacatgttagaaatagagaaaggtcagtggtagacgtacatgttaaacatagagaaaggtcagtggtaggtgtacatgttaaacacagagaaaggtcagtggtaggtgtacatgtcaaacacagagaaaggtcagtggtaggtgtacatgttaaacacagagaaaggtcaatggtagatgtacatgttagaaatagagaaag gtcagtggtaggtgtacatgttaaacatagagaaaggtcagtggtaggtgtacatgttaaacacagagaaaggtcagtggtaggtgtacatgtcaaacacagagaaaggtcagtggtaggtgtacatgttaaacacagagaaaggtcaatggtagatgtacatgttagaaatagagaaaggtcagtggtaggtgtacatgttaaacatagagaaaggtcagtggtagatgtacatgttaaacacagagaaag gtcagtggtagatgtacatgttaaacacagagaaag gtcagtggtaggtgtacatgttaaacacagagaaaggtcagtggtagatgtacatgttaaacatagagaaaggtcagtggtatgtgtacatgttaaacacagagaaaggtcagtggtatgtgtacatgttaaacacagagaaaggtcagtggtagatgtacatgttaaacacagagaaag gtcagtggtaggtgtacatgttaaacacagagaaaggtcagtggtaggtgtacatgttaaacacagagaaatgtcagtggtaggtgtacatgttaaacatagagaaaggtcagtggtagatgtacatgttaaacacagagaaaggtcagtggtaggtgtacatgttaaacatagagaaaggtcagtggtagatgtacatgttaaacacagagaaaggtcagtggtaggtgtacatgttaaacatagagaaaggtcagtggtaggtgtacatgttaaacacagagaaaggtcagtggtaggtgtacatgttaaacacagagaaaggtcagtgcttagacatagatgttaa
- the LOC127915060 gene encoding uncharacterized protein LOC127915060 isoform X7, which yields MLNIEKGQCLDIDVKHRERSVVGVHVKHRERSVVGVHVKHRERSVVGVHVKHRERSVVGVHVKHRERSVVGVHVKHRERSVVGVHVKHRERSMVDVHVRNRERSVVGVHVKHRERSVVDVHVKHRERSVVDVHVKHRERSVVGVHVKHRERSVVDVHVKHRERSVVCVHVKHRERSVVCVHVKHRERSVVDVHVKHRERSVVGVHVKHRERSVVGVHVKHREMSVVGVHVKHRERSVVDVHVKHRERSVVGVHVKHRERSVVDVHVKHRERSVVGVHVKHRERSVVGVHVKHRERSVVGVHVKHRERSVLRHRC from the exons atgttaaacatagagaaaggtcagtgcttagacatagatgttaaacacagagaaaggtcagtggtaggtgtacatgttaaacacagagaaaggtcagtggtaggtgtacatgttaaacacagagaaaggtcagtggtaggtgtacatgttaaacatagagaaaggtcagtggtaggtgtacatgttaaacacagagaaaggtcagtggtaggtgtacatgtcaaacacagagaaaggtcagtggtaggtgtacatgttaaacacagagaaaggtcaatggtagatgtacatgttagaaatagagaaaggtcagtggtaggtgtacatgttaaacatagagaaaggtcagtggtagatgtacatgttaaacacagagaaag gtcagtggtagatgtacatgttaaacacagagaaag gtcagtggtaggtgtacatgttaaacacagagaaaggtcagtggtagatgtacatgttaaacatagagaaaggtcagtggtatgtgtacatgttaaacacagagaaaggtcagtggtatgtgtacatgttaaacacagagaaaggtcagtggtagatgtacatgttaaacacagagaaag gtcagtggtaggtgtacatgttaaacacagagaaaggtcagtggtaggtgtacatgttaaacacagagaaatgtcagtggtaggtgtacatgttaaacatagagaaaggtcagtggtagatgtacatgttaaacacagagaaaggtcagtggtaggtgtacatgttaaacatagagaaaggtcagtggtagatgtacatgttaaacacagagaaaggtcagtggtaggtgtacatgttaaacatagagaaaggtcagtggtaggtgtacatgttaaacacagagaaaggtcagtggtaggtgtacatgttaaacacagagaaaggtcagtgcttagacatagatgttaa